GGGCTTCTTTTCTTGCTTTGATGTGTTTTAGGACTGTACACCACTTGGTTTataaagctttttaaatgtgctttataaataaaatggacttGGACCTTGGCATAACACTGGTTCATAAGGCAGCAGGACTACCATGTatggagcattttttttaaacaacagtttTGTCTGACTGCCAAAAACATTCTAAAACACTCTACAAGCTTAAACATTCACAGCACAAagtagcaacaaaaaaaaaacctcgaCTGCTTTCAAGTGGTCCAAAACTCTGCAGCAAGATAGAAATAAGAGAGTCAACACTATTTTAAACATATGGATTTGACTCGATCTCATGACCCAAGCAGTTTGGAGTAAGCATGGGATGGACAGACGTGTCAGTTTGCAGATATATTCAGTCCTGCAGCACTAAACAACCACAGCTCACATTTTTTATAAGTAGATGAAAGTaggaaaaactaaatttaatacTTTCATTAGTTCCTCTCATCTTTATCCAGCAATTCCAAGTTCGTGTATGCTTCCAACCCACTAAAAATGATCACTGCTGTGCACACCGCAGGACTGAATGTACTTTTAAGACAGAGTTTTGAGTTTGCAAGAGAAAAAATGTTCTGCAGGTCAGAATTGTTGCACAGAAGAAATTTAGTTGCTGTCTGATATTCCAGCAAACTCACAACACCGTATTAAACTCCAGCGAGGCCCTTCGGTCTGTAAGTAAAACAATCCTCAGCTGAGGCAGAGCATTCATTTAATGGgtcaaagtaaaatctgtcacATGTTAACACTCACCACCGTCATGTAGTGAAGCATTCGACCGTCCACTCTGGCTTCATCAAACTGGGTTTTATACTGAGGAAGGCCGATGTCGTCCAACCACCCTGAGAGCAAACAGATAACCAATATGTTAATGTGACCGTGACTTATACGTAATATACAGTAAAGCTGAATGCAAGTAAGAACAAAACTATAATAAAAGGCATAACTGGACTTACTGGTCACCCAGTTGAAGTCCAGCTTCCCCTTATTATCCTCCTCCTCGGAGCCGAGGGCCTGCAGAGCGAGCTGCAGCTTCTTTCTGTGCAGCGGCTGCTTGATGCCCAGCTCCTAAACATCCACCGGAACACAAAGGAGAGCTTCCAGCTTCCATGGATACAGCAAAGCGGGTTTTGTGTCTGCCAGCTATTTAAATTGTTCTGCCACGGCTCACCCTCTCGAGGTCTTGCTGCGACGCCTGCAGCAGAGTTTGTCCGGAGGAGATCCACACGCGGGCCATGTTCACGTAAAGGCCGAGGCCCTGCTCCTGCAGCCAGTCGCACACCTGATCCTTTGACCAGCGCGCGAACGGCGCGTCCACTTCACTAACAAGCAAACGCAACACGCCAAAGTGTTTGTCACAAACTAAACTTAGTCTAATTTACATAAAGAAATCAACATGGTTACTATTAAAAATCCCTCTGAAAGGTTAATATCATACCATTccatcaagatttttttttttttttactaaggaTTAATATGTGTTTATGCATAACATTTATCCATTTGTACAACAATGTCATTAAGAAAGGGATGTGAGAGCTTATGCAAAGTATCAAAACTAaacatagtaataataattatggTTTTCATTAAAGCGAAACAATAAAACCGTTTAGAAAGTCAGAAAAACTATTTGTCATTTGATGAAAGCAGCTTATTTAAACATAGCGGTTAAATCAAGAGTTCATTTTGGTTAAAGCGCAGCTGAAATGAGCAGGAGAGCAAAGATTCTTCATAAACCAACCGTGAAAATTAAGAAGCATGTGTACGTTTGGAGAATATAATGAATGAGCACCACTTCCTGTGTCAAACACTGGAAATCTACTTTCATGCCTTTGCTCTCCTCCAATTCATTACGCCTAAAAAGTCATCGTACAATAGCGATGGAAAAACAAGGAAACCGCACTCTGGCTTTTCATTATTCACGCTGAATGCACCGACTCACTTGTTGGCTCGCTGGAAATCACGAGACCAGCCCAGTCTGGGTCCGGCCGTGGCTCGCACTCCGCCCCGCTTGAACTCTCCCTCTGGGAGGTTGTCGTCCAGGTTGAACGTGGTAGACTGGCTCCGCTTAAGCCTGCCGAGCAGAAACTTGCGTCTAAATATTCAAACGATCGCAAAAGGATTTAAGGACTTTTGTGTCGTTTTCCTACTCACTTCCCGAAGAGCTTTTTTATGCCTTTAGATTTCTTCCTGCTTTCCGGGGTCGTAGGAAGCGTGTGTGTGCTGTCGCTGTTGGACGACCTCTGCGGCACTCCGGCGAGGTCCAGATGGTCGGTGCCCTGTCGCTCCGTTTCGGctgcacaaacaaacaaatgcccACACGACACCCTCGTAAGCGTCGGCGTGAGAGGCACGCGCCGATAAAGGGAGACGCAGCTGTTGAACAGAGGCGGTCCGGGGCCGGAGGAAACACACGGCGGCTCCGAGACGGGGGGGGGGCAAAGCTGAGAGGTCGTGACAGAAGAGGCTCTCTAGCGCGCATGCATCAGACATGTTGACGTCTGACTAATACTGGAATGAAAGCTAAAGTCAGTAGTTGTTTTAGAGTATAGGATAGAGGGCTTAAATTAGAAGAAGTGTCTTTAACAGGGGTTGTTTTGGGGGGCAAAAACAAGCACTCTACTTCATGCAGGTACACAGGAAGATCAACATACACAGAGCGCAGGTTCTGTACGTTGAGCAGATGTTTGTGCAACAAAGGAGAATGGTGAGGCTGTGGATGTTAAAGCAATCCGGTacaggaatatatatatatatatatataaaaaaagaaggtacaaaaggaagaaaagcaaATGCACAAAGCTATAGGAGATGTTtcatagttttgttttgttttttttgctgctgggGAACTACAACAACCCTACGGGGACGCGTCGTCTTTACTGTACCTAGCATAGGCGCACTTGCACTCCTGCTGCGGTCTTCATGTGTTACAGAGAGCACACGACACAGGACAGCGTCcgacagaaaaacaagacaagAGCGCAGAAATTAGAGGAGTGGAATAAAAACAGGACCGGGGGAGCTGGGATGGATGGAGacgcaaaacaaaacaatggggACACAGACAGGACAAAGGGACAAACAGTACCATGGAAACAGACTTCCATATTTAAATGAGGCCAAGGTCTGAGTAGGCTGCAAATTATGGTCTTTGGTCCATGTAATGTACTCCAAGGGTGTggcttttggaaaaaaaagaaactctcaCCCTGCAGTGAAGAGTTTGTTATTCCCAGGTCTTATTTCAGGTTACACGTGACAACGGCGCTTATATTTAGCCCAGCGCTGGAGCTTTCTCATACCGAGGTTGGGGCTGCCGGATGTTTTCTTGCCTCCCCGGATCTTGAAGAATCCTTTCCCGAAAGACGAGCGAGCCTTTCTGGAGCCGAAGCTGCTGTCTTCGACGGAGGCGGGCAAGGTGGCAGAGGGGTTCACGGGGGGCTTTTCGCTCAGCTTACCGCTCTCCTCACTTGTACGCTGGGAAATAATTACAGACATAAAGTCAGAAATAGAAACTAGCATTTTGCTCTGTTTAATTAATGTTCTTCACACCCTTCCTTACCGTCTCATTACGGTCTTCCTCTGCTTGGATCAGGCCGTCCGATTTGGTCGGCTCTTGATTACTAAAGTAACACACAGATGAAAACTTAAGTCTAACACAACAACTTTGTccaagcaaagcacagtttgcATTTAGTTTGTTCTAtgacagtaaaagaaaaacgaaGTCTTGTTCTTTTTCCAAAACCTTCTAAAACTCCCATAAATTATTTCCAgactaaaataataatgttgagcagattttcttttttttttttgtaaatagtgCAAAGTGGTTTTTAGTGAGGAGAATCTGCCCTGATTTCCTCTCGCTAGAGCAGCCGCCACAATGCCCTCCGCTCATGAAAGGACCACTGTATCCACAGTGAACTGCAAACATTGTAAGAGGACAATGGCTTTCTTAAAACCAACATGTGCTACTGCGCCACAGCCGGCACACTGAATGTACCAGCCAGTGTCATAAACAAGACGGcaaaccaggggtgtccaatgTGCCACCAGCGGGAGGAGGAGCAGCCCTCACCGCACCTCATTTTTTATCCGACCACAATCCAAGAATGGTACATCATTGCCCCCCTGGCACTGCCGGTTGGATGTGGGtgatggcttttttttattaaaatgttaaaatggacAATGTTAAGAACAACAAAAAGTGCTTATCTCTTAATAATCatgttttttcttactttttaattttgcGGTCAACAGGACCAATACCCCTGGAGCCTTTACTCAAAATTTAAGATTGACAATGATTTACAGATTAATTTCCCTCAAAAataatttgggtttttttcattgaagtgttgaaaaaaaaaaaaaaaaaaaatcaacaaccagAAAACACTTTCCACTGAATGATTTTGGCCCGTGTGTGAGAAAGTCTGGTCACCTCTGCTGTAAACTCGACATATGGGGATTTTATTAGGTTTCCATCAAGTGTTGCATGTTGAATGGGCAGATGTGTGTCAGAGTATCTTGACTACTTAAACAACTGGGTTAATTTGTTTAGGCGTTTTACACGTTTTACCTTTGTCCATCTGTTGGCGCGTGCTCCGGTGCTGGATCAGCTGGGCTGGGAGAGGGAGACGTGTCTTCACTCAGTCCACTCAGTCTTTCTGGCTGATCATGAattagagcagagaaaaaataaacacaaaattaatCCACTGGTACAACAACATTAGATCATTGTGGATGTGAGAggttggagttttttttcccttccaaaTATAGAAATTCACAGctggaacaataaaaaaaactaaaaacacagaACCATCTTCCCTTACAAACtattaataagcattaataaGCAAAAATACATCCTTTTACTCTAACAAACCAAACAATAAAGCAGATTCGATTGTCTTCTACCGACCTCATCTGGCTTCCTTGTCTGCAGCTGTTCAACATCTGACAAGTCCTGTTTTTCAGATTCCACAGACCCGGAGCTGCCAGACAAGAGCGGACTGGATCCATCAGCGGGACTCTCAACACGCTCGCcgtcttttgttttctctgcagtGAACAACGTGCTTAGCGTGTAAACATACAACTAGAGCAATTAATCAAAACTCCCAGCTACCGATCAGATCCCTTGCAAAGAATAATCCCAGctaatagctaaaaaaaaaaactaaatgctgcaaagaaatgcaggaaaaaaacagaatctggTAGCCATTAATGATGCAGAATTTCTGTGAGATGTTTTGGAGGCTGATTTATTAAAGCATATGGTTCGTGTTTTCTGTAGAGCCAAAGCCTCACCTTTCTTCCCTTGTACCGACATCACCATGTCTTGAACTTTCTTGTACCGCAAAAGCGACAGTTTGAGCTCCTCAATCTTGCGATCCTGTACAGGAGAAAacgatgagaaaaaaaaaaagtgatccgAAAATTCTTgcacaacgcaaagtgcttgcatgctctttttttttgtattcattatctcttaaaacagattttttttaaagaatggtttttatacatctttatttattatcatcatcattattattattataattttttatttttttttccttcaaatttttattgtgaatataatgTAACATGCTTCTTTATGCatctatttattgtcttataatggaatttttatagtagtgttttatgtgtgaatgcagtgtgacgcatagtttggactatgtagcagccagagtctgtaacccaaatcaaatttcctttgggacaataaagttaatctaatctaatgcTGTCAAACGTACCTTTTCTTCGTTTGCTGCCATTAACGATTCGACTGCGTTTTTCATCCTTTGCACTTCCACATCTGGTGAGGACAAATATGATTAGAGGCCAGGCACGGCCAAGCTCTGACAAGCAGACATTTTTTGGGACGCGTACAAAGCCTGAAAGCAGAGTGAAGCTGGGATAACAAATACTTCCAGTCCACTGAGGAAGCAAAAATTACTGTTACTCTCGTCACATTAGGACTCGACCTATTTCACTTTGtgagaacattttcatttttcagaacacacacactccAACACCCAGTTTTAAAGGATGTCTGTTTTCAGCATAACCAGTACTCACTGTTTATCATTTCACGTTCAGTCAATAGTTTCAAGATAAAATACCCTAAATGAGGACCTTAATGAGACACTAAGATGACAAATGATTTAACAGATTTCTTGCAAATCTTACCTAAACTGAAACAATGAATTAGACCTTAATGGAATCGGTGAGAGATAACATCAGAATAACTATGATGCAAATATTTTCCAATCAAGCGGATCTGGGTCACAATTTGGAAGAGCCGGACCGTTGAGTCAGCGAGTTGGATTACATTTGCTTTATCTTTACAGTATATTATGATAATTTTTAGAAAGACACTTATGTGAGCCGTGGTTTATTTTCACAGTTAAAAACCTACTAATTTAATCTATACCAgctcttaaaaaaagatctattATTGCAAGCTGTTGTGTTGCttatgtgtgtttaaatgtgttaaacACACATCCGGGAATGCTTGGTGAACCCATGATTAaggtttttaaatcaaagaatCCCCAACTTTCTATCAATAAGACATATCGTTTAATGTGTGTGTTCTTCTTCTTAGTATTACTAGGCAAACTCtcaaatttaaatttgataaGAGTTAGGGACCAATGGCTCCCAGTTCCAGTAGGCTATACGCTGATTTGTCTTTCAGACGTGTGCGTTGAGGAAAATGAGATTGCTCTATACAACTTCTAATCTTTTTAAACTCGACTGACAGGAACAGGCACAGAAACGACAAAGATACAGTCAGACAACACTGCATTTGACAATAGTTAGAGGTTAGAAGGAGACGAATGAGCTGCTGGTGTGAGCAAGGAAGGTTTAGAAGGATTTTGAAGAGGCATGGGTTGGTAAATGAGGTGATTTTCACTGGAGAACACGAGTGAGAGGGATGAATGTGCAGCCAGAATGGTTATGACAGCGCCGGATTCCTCATTcctgctgaaaacagaaaacccTTCTcgctgctatttttttttttaggtcaaacATGGAAAACACAGTGACAAAGGGGGATGAAAAGGTCCATACTTCAGTTTATTTAGGAGATGGTGCAGGGTGGACAACTACTTGCACTTCAATGAGTTATAATGGACAAGCAGAGACGGCTCATGCTCGTTCATGCAACAGGGACCGGGCTGGGTGCAGTACTGagctgataaaaacaaaaaaaaagtataaacccCCTTACGCTTTTCTTTCAGCCTCTTTCTAAGCGTTTCATCTGGATGAGACACTACACAGGATGAAAACAGTTACACAGGAACTCTGTCGAATTTTCGCCTTAAAAAGGACTTAAAAATCAGACATTAGAGAAACTAAAGTTAAAGCATGCCAGACTTTCAGCTTGGCTCGTGACCGGTTGCATTCCCCACCTCTTTCTAGGCCATCTGGGCTGCTTGTGGCGATAGCTTTGAAGCCCGTCTCCTCCTGTAGCCTCCTCCTTTCCCCGTCTTTGCCCTCCAGCTGCCTCCTCAGAGAAGCTAGCTCCTCCTGTCCAAAAGAGGACAACGGTGAGAGCATGttcccccccacctccccttaCACCACCAGAATCACCTCCCCCGGCCCAACTCAACGCAACAATACAAACAAACCACAACACAAAGGTTCACAGATGCTGACGTGGCACAGAGGCACGCAAGCCACACCTGCTGTGAGGCCGATGTGTGTGAGGTGGGCGGCATGCGCAGATGTCTTGGAGGACCAAAGCAGAAGATATgatcaaaaacaaaaggaaaatacaaaacaaaaacaataataaacaaaaaaaatcaagcacaggataacataaaataaaaactttactgTAAATAAGAGATCAGAGGAAAGGAAATTAGAGGAACAAGTGTAAAAACACACTTtactaaaccaaacattaacGCATACCTgtggtttgtaaaaaaaaagaaagaaaaaaaaggtttgctgACACTGCTGCTTTATAAACTCCAGGAAGTGGTATCTAGAACTGCAATTAACTTTCTAGATTATGTTTTATTGCGCTGTTAAATAAAGAACGTGCAGCACAACAGAATAACATCaatatgccaaaaaaaaaggtagcgAACGCaggatatttatttttggtgttaaaaaaaaaagaaaaaaaaagggagaggtCAAAAACCATAATCATACATCAAGCACCACGTTCACCCTGAGAAGAAGCCAACCTTCATACGTTGGAGTTTGTgctctttcctctgtttctcaTACTGCATCTGGCCCATTTTGATTTTCATGCTAGAAAGCTTAGCCATAAGGGGCTGGCAGTAGAAAGACAAGtgaagcaaaggaaaaaaaaaaaaaaaagaaacagcaaagtACAGAAACGATCAAGACAGCAGAGATCAAGAGTGAGGAATATCAAAGATTCAAACACAGATTTTATAAGTATCAGTATATTTAAAACAAGCACTGTAGTTTAAGCCACCTTCTCTCTCACATCGGCCTCTTTATCATGCATCATTGGGATCACAATAATCTCTGCTAACAGCCATTAGACTCtctgaaattaaagaaatgccAAATAAAAAACCAAAAAAGGTTGATGAAAACAAACACTTATTCGCTCAGtataatgctgccaccgccatgttccGGCTAAGAGGCTTTCAGATCTGTCCAATACTAAAGACCTGtggctgtaaaatgtaaaaacagtaGGGCTATGCAATGTTTTAGTTGACTAAAAACATGTATAGATTTGATTTGGGATGTTATTAAAATCcgtttgaataaatgtttctatttcaagccattttttttatagcagAGTCAAACAACAACTCACCTTTGTGGACCTAAGTTTCTTTTCGTACTGTAGTTTTTCGCTCTCCTGCTCCGTCAGTCTGTACCGAAgttcattcatttcaagaatCAGATCCTGCAGAGGGTAAAGAATAGAACACATTAATATCTTCACAATTGCTAcacttttatacattttttacataTGTTGTGCACCTGCTCAACCACACTTAAAAATGGATGTTGTCACATAAACACAACAACATTCAATCATCTGACTGATGTGTTGATGATTTTTCAACATAACACCAAACATACAGAAGAGGCTGTGTGAGAAAAATTACCATAAAGTTTTACAATTTTATTAATTCTATTTTTCCAAGATCAAATGTCCTAAAAAAGCTTtgagttaaaatgattgaagtAGGGCAATTTTGATGAGTCATCATAAAAATAGgcaaatcataaaataaaaatctattttttgtaTAATGATTTTGCACCTCAGCTATAACActacaaaaaggaaactaaaagtaggtaaaattttcttgaaattcgTATAtattccttgatttgagcagctaaataagactatttgccaatggaatgagtatttttacggctaaaatatgataattacATATcccgcacttgaaataagattatggagagatgaattgttcttatttcaagtgcaaaaatcttatcccattggcaaatagtcttatttacctgctcaaatcaaggaaaatatactcatttcaagaaaattttacttacttttagttccctttttgtagtgaaGGTATATAAATCTGACTGTTATTTGATATCCGAGAAATATGAGACAGTAAAAGCCTCCTCTTTAGGACTCCCCTCACAACAAGACGTCTCCTGGCTTCTACAAAACTGCCCCCCGGGTTCAAATCGCCCTCTTCTCCATGGACCCCTACAGAGAAGATGTTTTCCAAAGTAGAGCCTACGGTAATCTTTTCCTGCTGCCGTAGCAGCATCGGAGAGACATCAAACATCTTCAAACTGGGCAGAAAGTTAAAGTACAGTCTGTTTTCTGCAGAAGCCCCACTAGAGACCCCAGCAGAGTTTATTCAGAGCACCTGGATCCCAAATAAGAGTCCTCCTCAGCTTAATTGGCAAAAACTTTTGTCCTCCCCAGCAACAACTCATATTTATTTGCTGGATGCCCCTAGTCACCAGAAAGGCACACAAAAAGTTAGTTTGGGATGAAACTATTTGGATTGTTTACttctaatgtgttttcactccatttttaaagtttatctcAAAAGTTAACCGGCTAAGCTACCCGCTAGCAATCCTCTGAAACAAAGCTATACTAATGTGTGTAGGGTTATGTTTACAGCGCCCTCCACCATTTTAAGTTACCAATTCAAGTCTAATTCtttctggagaaataattaTCATACTTAAAAATCAAGTAATAAAggttattgatattttttttattatttagaaaatCGTTCTTTGAAATATTCTTTTCTCAAATGTTTAATCTAAATCAACTTATTGTGAATAGGTTGAACACGTACCAAATGTTATTCTAAATTAGCTAagctaatttgacctcattccaaattctttaagatgaactttagttCTCTAACCTAAAGATCCTCACTGaactgtaaaatcatttaatggtGATGGTGTTCAACTATTTTTATTcgtcattttgttcttttatgtgtacatagttccttagtttctttcaCTTTAATTTTGCTCAGTAGTTTTAGTTAACTTTCCCCAGCCTAGTAAAGGAGAGCTGTTGAATTAAGTGtattgttaattcaggtaaacaacattATGAATAGTGATCCATGAACactaattgagaaagcttccgggagaggaagcgaaacgtcttcaactacggaaaacaagtccagttgctttgttttttacctttttttggaaagatCCATGAACAAGCATTTATTTCCATTGATAAGTTGTTATACCACTCATGTATTCCACATGTGTTCAGGGTCTGTTAGAAGAATCCCTCTTTCACTTATTGTCTTAATATCAACCTGAAATTGGGCTGATATTCTCTGGACAATACCAGACAGACCGAGgattatttgattaaacattaaataacttaaaaagcACGTAATTGCACGACAATGACGTCTAAGCAAATTCTTTAAACTATTCCAGATGCATTTGGAGGAAATTCCTAAGAGAGTGAATACTGCACAGCAGCAGCGGAGAGAGGAAGCTGTGATTTATGAGCGATGAGGCGGAACACTGACAGTAGCTTTTTGTTCCAGTGGGGTGGAAGAGACAACCGCGCTGAAACAACAATGACGTGATGTGTTGGAAAGCAAACTTTAGCTGCTAGAATGGATCTCCACATTTCCTATAAacattgggatttttttttttgtataaagcCTTTGGCCAAAAGACAAatgatcacaaaaaaaaaaaaagctaagctTGCCAGAGCCCATTATGTTCTAGATGCACAAACCTCGCTGTCCCTAAATCTGTCAAAGTTCAGTCTCTCCTTCTCCATAGAGTTGAGTTTCAGCTTGAGGTTGGACACTTCAGACATCAGCTCCAGCTTCTGGGTCTCCAGTGCAGTTCTGCACAGAAGCTCCtgcaatgataaataaaataaaaggatatCTAAAAGCAGCATGCCTGTACTCCACATACCGTATATTCCACTCCTGTTTGGCTCTTCTAGGGTTAGTTTGAGTCTGGGTTTATTCAGTGCTTTAAGGGAGGGAAAAAAGTGCTgatactgctgttttttttgtgtggagtCCAGCCAGATTTACATCACAGTTATAGTAATCACAATAACAAcgtatttaaaattaaaacgtTTAAAGCGTGTTGTTAAATATAAGCTGTATGAGCATATTTGTTCAAGACAAatggacatctgtccagtctcTCCTCCATGAGCCAAATATGTAATTGAGTAGTGAAAAACGGGACCTAAGCTACAGGCGACACTTTAACAAAGTCATGACTTAAATGGAAAAAACGTTGGCAACGGCAATGTTGAAAAACTCTtgcaaaaattacttttttttttacttttgaagaCCAAAAAGTAGTAATGTATCATTTCACGTGCAGTTTTTCACTAAAGCAACACTAAATGTCTTTGAACttatgaaaaacatgaaaaatgataAATACAAAAGTAACAAAGACATGAGACTTGATCCCATGTTACATCTGTCCTAATTCAAAACGGTTCACTTTGAACAGCAGTaatctgaaaacatttgcaGACGTTCTGCAGACTTTGAGGATCTTTGGTTTTAATGAGCTCCTCCCAATTCATTTttctcaggaaaacaaaacttgtcatAATCACATTGTTCAGTTTCCTCTGGAAAGTTGAAGTTGGTTCTCCTCAAACAAATACAACATGTGAAAAGAGGACAAAAAATAAGTCTTATTCTAAGAACACTTTATAGGATGAGTACTTGTTCTGTGTTACGCTGcccattgttgcattttttCATTCTACTTATTTccctctcattttaatcctaCTTAAAATTTATTGTCTGTTAAATTTCCTCGTtgataattaaaacataaaacagttgCATTGTGTTGAAGTATATGCAACATAGTTGATACaaaattagtttaatgtttttttttttcaggatttaaaTTTCTCCTCTAAAACGGTTTTGGTAAACTGGTTGCAACtgaaaacattaatattcagaagttattttggaaataaagagaaataaagaggCAGCAGCAGGTTCCCTGTTGGATGCTCTAATGCCAGCTGAGTCCGACCTCCGTTTTCTTGTGCAGTGAAGGACTGTCCAGCGTTATCGTTTAACTCTGCTGCAGGTCCTCTTAGAGCCAGGTAAACATCACAGCCATGAACATTTTCCTCTGCTTTTCCTCTCACATGCGAAGCGCCTACATCCACTTGAACGCACGGCAAGCGTCGTGCACCAAGGCAACGGGG
This genomic stretch from Fundulus heteroclitus isolate FHET01 chromosome 2, MU-UCD_Fhet_4.1, whole genome shotgun sequence harbors:
- the ppfibp1b gene encoding liprin-beta-1b isoform X6, whose product is MMSDASDMLAAALEQMDGIIAGSKALDYSNGLFDCQSPTSPFMGNLRALHLLEDLRGVLELMETEERESLRCQIPDSTADSLVEWLHGNLSNGHISLGGGDHYQERLSRLEGDKESLVLQVSVLTDQVEAQGEKIRDLDICLDEHREKLNATEEMLQQELLCRTALETQKLELMSEVSNLKLKLNSMEKERLNFDRFRDSEDLILEMNELRYRLTEQESEKLQYEKKLRSTKPLMAKLSSMKIKMGQMQYEKQRKEHKLQRMKEELASLRRQLEGKDGERRRLQEETGFKAIATSSPDGLERDVEVQRMKNAVESLMAANEEKDRKIEELKLSLLRYKKVQDMVMSVQGKKEKTKDGERVESPADGSSPLLSGSSGSVESEKQDLSDVEQLQTRKPDEPERLSGLSEDTSPSPSPADPAPEHAPTDGQSNQEPTKSDGLIQAEEDRNETRTSEESGKLSEKPPVNPSATLPASVEDSSFGSRKARSSFGKGFFKIRGGKKTSGSPNLAETERQGTDHLDLAGVPQRSSNSDSTHTLPTTPESRKKSKGIKKLFGKLKRSQSTTFNLDDNLPEGEFKRGGVRATAGPRLGWSRDFQRANNEVDAPFARWSKDQVCDWLQEQGLGLYVNMARVWISSGQTLLQASQQDLERELGIKQPLHRKKLQLALQALGSEEEDNKGKLDFNWVTRWLDDIGLPQYKTQFDEARVDGRMLHYMTVDDLLSLKVGSVLHHLSIKRAIQVLRLNNYEPNCLRRRPSDENNITPAEISQWTNHRVMEWLRSVDLAEYAPNLRGSGVHGGLMVLEPRFNVETMALLLNIPPNKTLLRRHLATHFSLLIGSEAQQLKQECLENPDYNLLTATTKVKPRKLSFGNFGNLRKKKQEESEEYVCPMDVEMPKGRSFQKGFELQIYEDDLDRLEQMEDSEGTVRQIGAFSEGIQNLTSMLKDDEFFKEMSNSPNPSVTDEESNA
- the ppfibp1b gene encoding liprin-beta-1b isoform X3, with product MMSDASDMLAAALEQMDGIIAGSKALDYSNGLFDCQSPTSPFMGNLRALHLLEDLRGVLELMETEERESLRCQIPDSTADSLVEWLHGNLSNGHISLGGGDHYQERLSRLEGDKESLVLQVSVLTDQVEAQGEKIRDLDICLDEHREKLNATEEMLQQELLCRTALETQKLELMSEVSNLKLKLNSMEKERLNFDRFRDSEDLILEMNELRYRLTEQESEKLQYEKKLRSTKPLMAKLSSMKIKMGQMQYEKQRKEHKLQRMKEELASLRRQLEGKDGERRRLQEETGFKAIATSSPDGLERDVEVQRMKNAVESLMAANEEKDRKIEELKLSLLRYKKVQDMVMSVQGKKEKTKDGERVESPADGSSPLLSGSSGSVESEKQDLSDVEQLQTRKPDEPERLSGLSEDTSPSPSPADPAPEHAPTDGQSNQEPTKSDGLIQAEEDRNETRTSEESGKLSEKPPVNPSATLPASVEDSSFGSRKARSSFGKGFFKIRGGKKTSGSPNLDRSRSASAPMLAETERQGTDHLDLAGVPQRSSNSDSTHTLPTTPESRKKSKGIKKLFGKLKRSQSTTFNLDDNLPEGEFKRGGVRATAGPRLGWSRDFQRANNEVDAPFARWSKDQVCDWLQEQGLGLYVNMARVWISSGQTLLQASQQDLERELGIKQPLHRKKLQLALQALGSEEEDNKGKLDFNWVTRWLDDIGLPQYKTQFDEARVDGRMLHYMTVDDLLSLKVGSVLHHLSIKRAIQVLRLNNYEPNCLRRRPSDENNITPAEISQWTNHRVMEWLRSVDLAEYAPNLRGSGVHGGLMVLEPRFNVETMALLLNIPPNKTLLRRHLATHFSLLIGSEAQQLKQECLENPDYNLLTATTKVKPRKLSFGNFGNLRKKKQEESEEYVCPMDVEMPKGRSFQKGFELQIYEDDLDRLEQMEDSEGTVRQIGAFSEGIQNLTSMLKDDEFFKEMSNSPNPSVTDEESNA
- the ppfibp1b gene encoding liprin-beta-1b isoform X2, which encodes MMSDASDMLAAALEQMDGIIAGSKALDYSNGLFDCQSPTSPFMGNLRALHLLEDLRGVLELMETEERESLRCQIPDSTADSLVEWLHGNLSNGHISLGGGDHYQERLSRLEGDKESLVLQVSVLTDQVEAQGEKIRDLDICLDEHREKLNATEEMLQQELLCRTALETQKLELMSEVSNLKLKLNSMEKERLNFDRFRDSEDLILEMNELRYRLTEQESEKLQYEKKLRSTKPLMAKLSSMKIKMGQMQYEKQRKEHKLQRMKEELASLRRQLEGKDGERRRLQEETGFKAIATSSPDGLERVSHPDETLRKRLKEKHVEVQRMKNAVESLMAANEEKDRKIEELKLSLLRYKKVQDMVMSVQGKKEKTKDGERVESPADGSSPLLSGSSGSVESEKQDLSDVEQLQTRKPDEPERLSGLSEDTSPSPSPADPAPEHAPTDGQSNQEPTKSDGLIQAEEDRNETRTSEESGKLSEKPPVNPSATLPASVEDSSFGSRKARSSFGKGFFKIRGGKKTSGSPNLAETERQGTDHLDLAGVPQRSSNSDSTHTLPTTPESRKKSKGIKKLFGKLKRSQSTTFNLDDNLPEGEFKRGGVRATAGPRLGWSRDFQRANNEVDAPFARWSKDQVCDWLQEQGLGLYVNMARVWISSGQTLLQASQQDLERELGIKQPLHRKKLQLALQALGSEEEDNKGKLDFNWVTRWLDDIGLPQYKTQFDEARVDGRMLHYMTVDDLLSLKVGSVLHHLSIKRAIQVLRLNNYEPNCLRRRPSDENNITPAEISQWTNHRVMEWLRSVDLAEYAPNLRGSGVHGGLMVLEPRFNVETMALLLNIPPNKTLLRRHLATHFSLLIGSEAQQLKQECLENPDYNLLTATTKVKPRKLSFGNFGNLRKKKQEESEEYVCPMDVEMPKGRSFQKGFELQIYEDDLDRLEQMEDSEGTVRQIGAFSEGIQNLTSMLKDDEFFKEMSNSPNPSVTDEESNA